The DNA region TAGCCCGCTACCCGAACACCGGGGCACTTCGAACGCCGGAGACCCTTGTCGCGGTTCGCCGAACGTGGGAGGATTTCGACATATGTCGGCAACACCTCTGTCTGCCCTGCTGAGCCTGCCGCCGGGCGTGCGCGCGGACCTCGCCATTGCGCTCTGGGAGAGCCTGTCCGACGCCGAGCGTAGCGACGCCTTGCCGCTTGAGCCGGAGTTGGTGGCCGAGCTTGATCGCCGATGGGCCGAGCACGTTGCCAACCCGGACTCGGCGATCCCCTGGGAGGCCGTCGAACGCAAGTTGCGGGGCTAGGTGGCTCCCACGGTTCTGTTCCGTCCGCAGGCCGAGGCCGACGTAGTCGAGGCCCGGGCCTGGTACGCGTCTCGCGAGGCGCACCTCGGCGAGCAGTTCGTGGGCGAGCTGAAGGCGACCATCGGTCGTATCGTGGCGCACCCGGCCTTGTTCCAGCGCGTTCTCGGCGAGACGCGTCGCGCGGTACTCCATCGGTTCCCGTACGCCGTCTACTTTCGTCACGTTGGCGACACGATCGTGGTGCTTGCCGTCCATGGCCGCCAAGATCCCACTCGCTGGCAGATCCGGCGTTGAACCAGCAGGCTCCGTATGGTCAGCGGTCAAGCCACACGGGCTAACCACGCGCTGGAGCCGACGGCGTTGAACAGTGTCGGCGCTTGGCGTTGCAGGTTGCCGCCGCGGCTCAGCGCTGGTCGTTAGGTGCACAAGGAAGAGCAGAATGAATCCTCGAACTCAGCTCGACGGCTTCATCGAGAAATTTGCTCCCGAGATAGCGGCCCTCGCGAAAGCTGCCCTCACGAAGATGCGGAAGCGCTTCCCGAACGCCAATCAGCTTGTTTACGACAACTACAACGCGCTGGCGATCGGTTTCGGTCCAACGGAGCGCGCCTCAGACGCAATCTTCTCCATTGCCGTCTACCCTCGGCGTATCAATCTGTGCCTACTGCAGGGGGGGCGGTCCCGTCTCAAGGATGCGACCAAGCTGCTGCGCGGCAGCGGCTCCACCAACCGGTTCATTCCGTTGGAAAGCGCAGGCGACTTGGATCAGCCCGAGGTTGAGGATCTCATGGCACAGGCCTTGGCGAATGCATCCGTCCCGCTGAATCCATCGGCTACAGGTCGTCTACTAATCAAGTCGGTGTCGGCCAAACAGCGGCCGCGTAGGCCGGGTACGCCATGAAGCACACGGCACCTGACCTGCCGCTGCAGCCGACGAGCGGCGTGCTGGCTACGAGCAGAATCGTAGGGACGGTGAGCGCCGCTCGCGTCTGAGCGGCAAGACGTTAGGCCCGGGAAGCCCCTCGCGCTACGGACGCCGGGTCTCCGCCTCCGCTGAGGCTATGGCGGTTCGCCGAAGCCTTGGCGAAGGCGACCCCAGCGCCGCGGACGACGGCGGCGCGGCGCACGTGAGCCGGCGCGTTGTCCAGGGGATGGGCGCTGGGTTATCCTCGGGCTGTCCCCCCCACCCCCAGTGGCCCGCCGGCGGCCCGACGGCAACGGCCGGCGGCCTCACGCCGGGAGGGCGCCATGCCTCGGATGCGTCACCCACTGTCGGGCGCCGCCCTGCTCCTGCTGCTCTGGGGAGCCTTCGTCGCGGGCCAGGCCCGGCCCCCCGCACCGGCAGCCGCCCCTGCGCCGGCGCTCTCCGACGCCGAGATGGAGGCCTTCCTCTCGGAGGCCCGCATCGTCCGCACGCGCGGCGTGTCGAAGGGCGTCACGGGCACCGCGCGGGCGACGCTCACCGACGGGACCCTGACGCACGACGCGAGCATTCAGGCCATCGACGAATACAAGCCGTCGTTCACCACGGCGACCGGGACCGAGATCAACTTCCGCGACTCGTGGAAGTTCAACGTCGCCGCCTACCGGCTCGACCGGCTGCTCGCGCTCCACATGGTGCCCGTCTCGATCGAGCGTCGCCACGCCGGCAGGGAGGCGGCCTTCACCTGGTGGGTCGACGACGTGATGATGGACGAAGGGCAACGGGTGAAGAAGGCGATCGAGCCGCCCGACAGCGCCTGGTGGGTTCAGCAGATCGCGCAGATGCGCGTCTTCGACCAGTTGATCGACAACACCGACCGCAACCTGGGCAACCTGCTCATCACGCGCGACTGGCGCGTCTGGCTCATCGACCACTCGCGCGCCTTCCGGTGGACCGACACCCTCCGCCACCCGAAGCAGCTGACGCGGTGCGAGCGCACGATGCTCGAGAAGATGCGCGTGCTCGATCGCGCCACGCTGAAGCAGGCGCTGGGGCGCTACCTCACCGCCCCGGAGATCGACGCGCTGCTCGCGCGTCGCGACCTCATCGTCGCGCACTTCGATCGCCTGGGGGAGACGGCGCTCTTCGATGCGCGACGCCGACCCTGACGAATCAAGCTGACGGCTGGCGACTGGCGGCCTGGTCGGAGAAATCGACGATGGCACGACTGACCTTCGCTTCACTCCCAGCGAGGTCACCGATCACGGAGGAAGACGGCGATTGTGGCCGGTGGCCGCCAGCCTGCAGCCTGTAGGCCGAACTCTGCCGCCGGCAGCCTGAATAATGTAGTCTATACAACATGAAAGCTATACAGATTACGCTGGATGAGGCGCTGCTCGCGCGGCTCGACGCCGACGAGGAGGTCCAGCGCGACGGTCGCTCCGCGGTGCTCCGGCGCGCCGCCGACGCATATCTCCGCAAACGGCGCCGACAAGGGATCGCCGACGCGTACCAGCGTGCCTACGGAGCCCGGCCCGGTCTCGGCGCCGAGTTCAGTGGCTGGGAGGACGAAGGCGCGTGGCCCGAACCGTGAACCGCGGCGAGATCTGGCAGTACCGCTTCAAGCGCCCCGACAAGCGCCGGCCGGTACTGATCCTGTCGCGGCAGGAGGTCATTCCGCTCCTTCACACCGTCATGGTGGCGCCAATCACCTCGACGCGCCGCGGCGCGCCGAGCGAAGTGCCGGTGGGGGTGAGCGAAGGCCTGAGGCACGACTCGGCGGTGAACCTCGATCACGTCCAGACCGTCGAGCGCGCCCGCCTGGTGTCGTTCGTGGGATCGCTCGACGCGGGCCGGATGCGTCAGGTGTGCCGCGCGCTGGCCGTGGCGACCGGCTGCTCGGACTGACGCGCCGGAGGCGGCCTGGGCGGGAATCCGGAGCAGCCCGCGCCTGCGCAGAGATCTGGAGATGGAATCGCTAGAATCGCCGGTGGCAGAGCCCGCGCCTACAACGACAGCCAGGTCCGCAGCGCGTCGTCCACGGCATCGAGTTCTGCTGGCAGGCAACGGCCCACCGTGCGGCCGACCGCCTCTCGCGGCACGCTCACGACCTTGTCCACCATCACCTGCGAGACGGCCTTCAGCCCGGTCCTCGCGCCCGACGGCAGCGGGATCCGGAAGAGCGGCGCGTCGACCAGGTCGGACGTGACGGGACAGATGGTGACGCTGCCGTGAGTGCCGTTGAAGAGGTCCGACTGGACGACCAGGGCGGGCCGAGGCTTGCTCGTATACGCGCCTCGGGTCGCGACGACCACGATCTCCCCTCGCGTCACCTCCAACCCCTGAGGTCGGCAACATCCGTGATCAGCTTCAGCGTCGTCGCCTCCGCCGCGTGCCTCCGCGCGCGCAGCGACTGGCGGCGCGCCTCGGCCGCCAGTTCGTCCTCGGCCGGAGTGTCGAGCGTCTCCACGAGCAGGTCACGCGCGACGGCGCTGCGCGTCCGCCGCTGCCGGCGTGCCTCGCGGGTCAGCTTCTGCGCCAGTGTCCGCGAGATCCGAATCGTCAGGATCGAGCTGCGGTCGAGCGCCCTCGTCATGTATACGAGTATACACCGACACCGGCACGGGTACTCCAACGACTGGCCCGAGCCCGTCGCTCAGGGGGCCATGCGCCAGCGGCAACGGCGCACGGGTCGAGTTCGGCCGTTTGCGACAAGGGCCCGCGGCCCGTGCCGTCGGGATCACGGGAGCCGGACCACGGCGTGCTGCAGCGATACGTCACGCGGACCGTCCGTGCGACGGCCGCCGGTAATCATGGTGGTGACCCACCAGTTCGTGCCCGTGGATGTCGATGGCCCGAACTCGGCCGCCGTGGGACGCGCCGTCCCCCGGGCCGTCCGCCGACACGCGCCGGAGGCGGTCACGGAAGCGTGACGGGCCGGTCCATGCACCGCGAGAACACGGTGACGCCGTTCGTGAAGCCCACGCGGCTGAAGACGTAGGCCCACCACGAGGTCGCCGACGCCTGCCGGAAATCGGCGAGGCTGAGGTCGGCACCGCCAATCTGCACGTCGCCGCCAATCAGTTGCGTCCCTGCCGGGCAGTGTCCGCCCTGCACGCCGCCGGAACTCTGTCCCGCGATGTTCACCGTCGAGCCCGCAAGGCGCGTCACCGCCGCGTTCGCGGCCGTCGCCCGCTTGAAGGAGCCGACGACGTCGATGATGACGTGCACGGCCGACACGGCGGCCTTCACCGTGATGTCCTGCACGCAGCCGGCGCAGCCGGTCAGGACGAGCCCGTTGGCCACCGCCGGCCCGAGCGTCGGCGAGTAGTTGATGATGCTTGCGTTCGGCTCGGTGCCGCCGAAGCCCCAGGCCGTGAGCCAGCCCGGCCCGGAGTGGCCGGTCACGGTGACGTTCACCGCCCACGCGGGCTGGGCCGCGGTCGGCAGCCCGGGGCAGGGGACCTGCGAGCCGCCCTGCCCCGCGATGAGCCCGAGGGTGTACAGGCGGAAGCTGCGCGAGCCGCCCGGCTGGAGCAGGCCGGTCAGCGCACCGGTGTTGCGCGTGTCGACGAGGCGGCACGGCGCTATCGGCGTGTAGACGAGGCTGTCGTTGGCATCGCCGAGCGCGGCGGGCTCCACGACCTCCCACGTGGGGTCGTACGCCTGAAGGGCCGCGGGCTGCTCCGCGAGCGCGTTGATGTGCGCGCCCGCGCCCTCCTCGCCCCGCAGCACGCGCACCATGGTCGGGAAGTCGCCGACGAGCGAGGCGCCGTAGAGCTGCCACGCCGGCGCGCGCATCGCGATCGGCCCGAGCGTCTCGAACAGGTCGTAGCGGTTCGGGTCGACGTACGACGACCACGTCATCAGCAGGTCGTGCACGAACTCGGCACGGTGGGCCTCGATGTGCGCGATGGCAGCCTGGATGATCGCCGACCGCCGGAGGTCGGCGTCGACGGCCGCGCGGTCCTGCGCGGCGCCGCGGGCCGGGACGAAGGCTCCGGCGAGCGCGAGCGGCACGACCAGGGCGCACGCGAGGCGGGACGCGGCAGGACGGGCCACCATGGGGACGTCTCCTCTCCGGCCCGGGTCACCATCGATCCGGGCGCTTGAGTCTGGAAACGCAATCGCACGGCCCGCGGGGACACCCGACGGTCACCGTCGCGGCCCCGGCACCGGGACGGGTCGTCCGCCGCGTCGGCTCGGTTCGTCCGTCGCGCCGGCTCGGGTCGTCCGTCGCGCCGGGGCTTCAGCCCCGGCGAACATCGCGAGGAGCTGAAGCCCCTCGCGCTCCGAACGCTCGGGTCTCCGCCTCCGGTGAGGCTGCGGCGGTTCGCCGACCAGGCGTCTTGCGCCGCCGCGCACGCGGTGCTATCTTTGTATTCACGTTGTATACAATCTGTCGACGTCCATGACGACGAGCCGTCTCCGCCCCGCGGGCCGCCGCGCCGCCACGCCCCGCGCCTCGACCGTGGCGCGCCTCTACGACGAGATCCGCGCCCGCCTCGTCGACGGCACCTACCGCCCCGGCCAGCCGCTCGGCGAGGTCGAGCTCGCCGGCACCCACGGCGCGAGCCGCACGCCCGTCCGCGAGGCGCTCGCCCGCCTCGAGCAGGAAGGCTTCGTCGAGCGCGTGCCCAACCGCGGGTACTTCGCCGCCCGCATCTCCCGGACCCAGGTCGAGGACGTCATGGCCGTGCGCCGCGCCCTCGAGGGCCTGGGCGCCGAACGCGCCGCCCGCGTCGCCACGCCCGACGAGGTCGCCGGGCTGCGCGCGGCGGCCGAGTTCGAGTACACCCTCGGCGACGCCGTCAGCTACCGGCGCGACGAGGCCGCCAACCGCGCGTTCCATCTGGCCGTCGCGCGCGCCAGCCACAACCAGCTCATCGGCGACCTCGTCGAGCGCTGCCTCACGCAGATGGACCGGTGCCTCTCGCTCGGGATCGGGTTCACCCCGTTTCCGAGCGGCGCGAGCGGCGAGCACGCCGCCATCGTCCGCGCCATCGAACGGCGCGACCCGGCCGCGGCCCGCCGGGCCATGGAGCGCCATCTCGCGCGCACCGAAACGCTCGTCCACCGCGCGCTCGCGCGCGGCGACCTCGCCTCCCACGGCGCATGAGCACACCCCGAATGGGCACCTCGCTTGCAATGGTTCCGACGCATCACGCAGGCAGGCCCCCGGCGCCAGGGACGACCCGGCCCAGGCTGTCCGCCACACGCGTCCCGGGCGGGTCGGGCACGCGTTCGGGCGGGGAGACGGACACCCGACCTCCAAACCCGTGGAGTCACGACTCCAATTCTTCGTAACACTGCTCCCGCTCGATGAAAGGATACCGATGAGCCGACCGATCCCTGTTCCGTCCTGCCCTGCCGCAGCGCCGCCCGCCGCGCGGACGAGCCAACGCTCGCGCGCGGGTCTCGTGGCGCTGGCGCTGCCGGTCGCCGTGCTCTTCGTCCTCGGCGCACCCGCCACCGCGCAGCCAACGGCGCCGCCGCTCGAAGACCGCGAGATACCAGGCGTCGCGCCCGACGCCGGCTGGCCGCCCGCGTCCACCTTCTCCATCGTGGCCTTCGACCCGTACACGGGCGACCTCGGCGTGGCCGTGCAGTCGCGCTTCCTCGGCGTCGGCCCCGTCGTGCCGTGGGCGAAGGCCGGCGTCGGCGCCGTGGCCACGCAGGCGTTCGCGAACACGACCTGGGGGCCGCGCGCGCTCGAGCTGCTGGCGCAGGACCTCGCTCCAGACGAGGTCGTCGCCCGCCTCACCGGCGAAGACGCGGGGCGCGACCGCCGGCAGCTCGCCGTGATCGACGCGAAGGGCCGCGCCGCCGCGTTCACCGGCTCGGCCGCCAACGCCTGGGCCGGCCACAAGATCGGCCCCAACTACTCGGCGCAGGGCAACATCCTCGCCAGCCAGGCCGTCGTCGACGCGATGGGGCAGGCGTTCGAGACGACCGACGGCGACCTCGCCGACCGGCTCGTCGCCGCGCTCGAAGCCGGGCAGGCCGCCGGCGGCGACACCCGCGGGATGCAGTCGGCGAGCCTGCTCGTCGTCCGCGACAAGGGCGGCTACGGCGGGTGGAACGACCGCTACATCGACATCCGCGTCGACGACGCGCCGAACCCGTTCACCGAGCTGCGGCGGCTGCTCGGGCTGTGGGACCAGACGTTCCTGCGCCGGTACGGCTCGCGCGCCATCGGCCCCACGGCCGGCAACGACGTGCGCGACCTGCAGGGCTACCTGAAGACGCTCGGCTTCTACGCCGGCGAACCCACCGGCGTGTACGACGCGGCGACGGGGGAGGCCATCGCCGCCTACCGCAAGGCGCGCGGCCTCACCGGGCCCGGCGCCGCCGGTTTCGCCAACGTCGACCTGCTCAGGCAGATCAGGAAGGAGGCGCGCGAGAAGAAGTAACGGATGCCGCGGCCGGGCCGGAGGGAGGCGCGGTCACACGGCGTTGAAGCACGACGGTTCGAGGCAACGCGGATCAAGTTCG from Acidobacteriota bacterium includes:
- a CDS encoding GntR family transcriptional regulator, whose translation is MTTSRLRPAGRRAATPRASTVARLYDEIRARLVDGTYRPGQPLGEVELAGTHGASRTPVREALARLEQEGFVERVPNRGYFAARISRTQVEDVMAVRRALEGLGAERAARVATPDEVAGLRAAAEFEYTLGDAVSYRRDEAANRAFHLAVARASHNQLIGDLVERCLTQMDRCLSLGIGFTPFPSGASGEHAAIVRAIERRDPAAARRAMERHLARTETLVHRALARGDLASHGA
- a CDS encoding ribbon-helix-helix protein, CopG family — protein: MKAIQITLDEALLARLDADEEVQRDGRSAVLRRAADAYLRKRRRQGIADAYQRAYGARPGLGAEFSGWEDEGAWPEP
- a CDS encoding type II toxin-antitoxin system RelE/ParE family toxin encodes the protein MAPTVLFRPQAEADVVEARAWYASREAHLGEQFVGELKATIGRIVAHPALFQRVLGETRRAVLHRFPYAVYFRHVGDTIVVLAVHGRQDPTRWQIRR
- a CDS encoding type II toxin-antitoxin system PemK/MazF family toxin, with the protein product MTRGEIVVVATRGAYTSKPRPALVVQSDLFNGTHGSVTICPVTSDLVDAPLFRIPLPSGARTGLKAVSQVMVDKVVSVPREAVGRTVGRCLPAELDAVDDALRTWLSL
- a CDS encoding addiction module protein is translated as SPLPEHRGTSNAGDPCRGSPNVGGFRHMSATPLSALLSLPPGVRADLAIALWESLSDAERSDALPLEPELVAELDRRWAEHVANPDSAIPWEAVERKLRG
- a CDS encoding DUF1028 domain-containing protein: MSRPIPVPSCPAAAPPAARTSQRSRAGLVALALPVAVLFVLGAPATAQPTAPPLEDREIPGVAPDAGWPPASTFSIVAFDPYTGDLGVAVQSRFLGVGPVVPWAKAGVGAVATQAFANTTWGPRALELLAQDLAPDEVVARLTGEDAGRDRRQLAVIDAKGRAAAFTGSAANAWAGHKIGPNYSAQGNILASQAVVDAMGQAFETTDGDLADRLVAALEAGQAAGGDTRGMQSASLLVVRDKGGYGGWNDRYIDIRVDDAPNPFTELRRLLGLWDQTFLRRYGSRAIGPTAGNDVRDLQGYLKTLGFYAGEPTGVYDAATGEAIAAYRKARGLTGPGAAGFANVDLLRQIRKEAREKK
- a CDS encoding type II toxin-antitoxin system PemK/MazF family toxin — its product is MNRGEIWQYRFKRPDKRRPVLILSRQEVIPLLHTVMVAPITSTRRGAPSEVPVGVSEGLRHDSAVNLDHVQTVERARLVSFVGSLDAGRMRQVCRALAVATGCSD